In Hemicordylus capensis ecotype Gifberg chromosome 4, rHemCap1.1.pri, whole genome shotgun sequence, the genomic window gtcccccagtcctagtcttgacactctaatcactacaccacactggttctcagctgtgtgcataggatacaggagaaatctgatgcaggaggaaaaggagattcatttttatctgtgaagcaagctagtggggaggagagtgttggatacctttaagagagcatgaaagggtttcattatcaaaatgtggggaggctgtgtgcCCAAGCCCTGgattttaagtacctagcaacacctttgtaagggagaaaggaagagtgataggattttccatgcaaaagatGGTAtcaaccgccctaagccatttttggaagggcggtatagaaatcaaataaatttattattattattattattattattattattattattattattattaaataattagtgccccagtgaggcactaccttggcgtggttgtggggcttgtgtactctgatgaaggtgagagctatgccagaggtccaaccatattggacaggtctcaccagaggagccagacaaagagtgcctctcccatcaacaatatggtgagacgtaactttaataaatctataccggatcagtcgttgcccgtgtcaacaaggaccgcgccaggtgctatagtccctggacatctggtggcaagtgggcaacaggactcaggatcttcagttgagcaaccagggctggagacagcaaagttactagaagaaacgtcgcttaaccgaaaaaaatatacgaaaaatgccaacaaggaaataatgatctgctattacaagtctagtccaactagaagaggttatttaaaaagaatgtaccaaatttggaaagagaagcatccagatacagaaataacagaacaaaggctagcagaccagagaagatttataataagaaataaagtattcacaggagttgagctggaagaactgcaaagagcaacacaggctcaagatatggaagaagaattatcaccaattgaagaagttgctcaggcgcaggtggaggaggtgtcggaaatagaggatgccactgttgctgaactctttcaaaatcaaaatcaggcaaccgaccctttgccttcacctcaaaaacccaaatgccatttaaaagaaaagcaacaagaactaaagcaaaaaaataactgagcacatgaaccaaacaaccaccagggttcgacttccagctctaaaaacagttgccaaaaaacaacttgctcaggcattaaaagatgtcaatgctgcacttgcagaaataacaactaataatttgcaagaaacaaaccaactaatgtacagtgcagcaacaataacaacacaagagctcggatataagatcagtggacctgtcaaaaaagaaagcagtacaacaCCTAAAtgtaagattagattagaaaataaaatctccatgcttagatcagatgctagtaaattgaaagatatgaaagacaagaagctgaagaatgaaaacaccaaacagtatctgatccaaaaataccacctagatttaaggaaaattagagaagtcctggaaataataataaattatttatttatttatttatttatttgatttatataccgcccttccaaaatggctcagggcagtttacaattaaaacaaacttataaaacaataaaaagctaaaacaaattaaaacaataaaacaacaactaacaatttaaaaacattttaaaacaaaaataaaacattgtccccagaccccagctcaagaaaacacgtagactcagtatagaagaaaagggccacaactttgttaactattacacaaggcatggcagactggaacaccaggtgattaatcacccttaaagaacagtgcgggccaatagaagcaggtcagaactctgaaatcctacccagcgccctactgggcgacacaccctggctcgggaatgggcaggtacaccccacccaattccttcaaagccaacccccccttctgtaagagagggtctggatacttctaggcattcatccaccccggaccgcacagcccaaaggttggagaagtcctgaagcagggttaatggcaatcattctccccgtgccgcacaggctacaaaggagcgattaaccaatcaccccttttacatatccaagggtgctcaccgatgttctaaccctcaaattaccaccctgCCCGCACTGTtcttgccattgtggctgacctaactctaactacgcacccaggactATGCACCTAACTACAcacaaagcagcaaataacagcagtgtcaaagaagattagcagatatgaagccagaactacacaacacaggcagaatctccaattccagtcgaatcagagatgtttctaccaaagcatagaaggagaaactgcaagaaacctagaaacaccaaataaagaagaaacagtgcaattctggggaaaattatgggacaatccaatagattataattaaaaaagcaggctggatgaaagaggtcaaaaaatgtaaccaacaaaagcaagatctaataataacaccagaattaataagtgaaagatctaagaaaattaaaaattggactgcaacaggcaacgatgaactgcatggcttttggcttaaacacctaacaagccttcataaacaactatcaaaacagttcaatcacattatgaaaggcggtgatattgaacaatggctaacgactgggaaaactcatctcatcatgaaagacccagcaaaaggtgcagttccaagtaattatagaccgataagctgcctgccaaccatggtcaaattattaactggaataatagcagatgaagtgatgcaacacttattaactaacaaacagcttccagttgaacagaaaggaaattgcccgaacaccagaggcacaaaagaccagctgctgattgacaaaatgattttagaaaattgcaagagaagaaaaaccaatctaagtgttgcatggattgattacaagaaagccttcgattcattgcctcacacatggatactaaaatgtttagaaacaactggtgtcagcaaaaacattcagatatttatttaaaaagcaatgagcaggtggagtacacagttaacaatcaatggcgagacacttggacaggttagcattagaagaggcattttccaaggggactcaccatcccctctattgtttgtaatcgccataaccccactttcacaaatactcaacaaaacaggcctcggataccaaacatcgaaaacatcaagtaaaatcaaccatctgctgtacatggacgatctgaagttgtatggaaagtcccagtcagaaatcgaatcactgctaaacactgtccgtatattcagtagcgatatagcaatggagtttggactagacaagtgtgctgcattaataatgaacagagggaaaataacaaaaacagaaggaatagaactgcccaatggaagcaagatcaagaacctggaagagaaagaacattacaaatacttgggcattctccaggctgataacatcgcacacactgaagttaaaagaaaaattggaagtgaatacatcaggagagttcgaaaaatcctcaagtccaaactcaatggcgggaataccatacaagccataaacacctgggctatacctgttatcagatatactgcaggaataatagactggacccagacagagctagagacgctagatcgtaagaccaggaaaattatgaccatcgatcatgctctgcacccccgcagtgatgtcgataggctctacctcccttggagctcaggtggaagaggaatgctgcaagtccatcaaacagtagaggaggagaaaagaggccttgaagaatatatcaaggacagtgaagaagatgcacttcaaatggtcaataatgcgtaactattcaacaccaatgaaagaaagcaggccaagaaagaacaagtcaagaaccgagcagaaaaatggagaaataagcccctgcatggtcaatatttgcacaatataagtggaaaatcagtcatcaccaagacctggcaacggcttaagaatggcaacttgaagaaagaaacagagggtttaatactggctgcacaagaacaggcactaagaacaaatgcaataacagcaaatgtagaaaaatccacaacaaacagcaagtgccgcctttgtaaagaagcatatgaaacagtggaccacctgatcagctgttgtcaaaagatcgcacagactgactacaaacaaaggcatgacaaggtagcacgggtgatacactggaacatctgcaaaaaatacaagctacctgtagccaagaattggtgggaccataaaattgaaaaagttgaagaaaatgaagatgtaaaaatattatgggacttccgactacaaacagacaaacatctgccacacaatacaccagatataactgtagttgagaagaaagaaaaacaagtcaaaataatagacatagcaataccaggggatagcagaatagaagaaaaagaaatagaaaaaatcaccaaatataaagatctacaaattgaaattgaaaggctgtggcagaaaaagaccaaaataatcccagtggtaattggcgccctgggtgcagtcccaaaagaccttggagagcacctcaacaccataggggccacagaaatcaccatcagcccattacaaaaagcagctttactgggaacagcctatattctgcaacgatatctataacaacagcaacaacattgacaataaaattctggcatcccaggtccttgggaaggactcgatgtctggataaaacaaaccagtcaataacacctgtctgactgtgtataataataataataataataataataattattattattattattagcaggtatgttctgaatttcttctaaaaaactgGTAGACACTCCTTCCCAACACACAAAATCAGCACCTCAGACATTTAACCATTTTTAATTGCcttaaattaagtgtcattgATCTAAGTGGAAGGACTTCCTAGTCAGCCAGTATAACCTTTAGGCAACTTTGAGTCCTGTGCAGTGTTTTGTCCtaagaccttacttcttgtaaagtcagagccagaggtggagggctggcggTGAGATAAAATGTTTTTGTGCACCATACTGTGCGTGGCACATTAtttatatgtgtgtgagagagagtgatgtgcacacactgccttgatagtgctgcccagaacaaaactctttctgctcactgatggtaagaattagagggtACACTGGTTGGAGGGCAGGCATCTTGTGGAAATTGGTGCcgagagagaacttaaaacagtgctattgtaggactgaaggggagATTGTGGATTGACTcgtagagtgaattaagatgccatccacttcagtttctaactatcctgcaggaactgggctacataggacacatatatccaaactattttattagtatagaattgtgctttcttaatagttacaagtgatacttcatttgaagtatttatagtaacctataagtaacagaaaacagaggtcagatatcaaaagttaGCAGGGAAAATTAATTAAATGGAACAAAAAAACCCTAtggtgaaacccacccattctgctcaaaacccagcgccctccccacatacattccaccgccttctcagtgcccccagtccagctcTGCCTGATATAAAAGTTCTggctttatatttatatttataactatattattatatttataacaaTATAGTTATAaaaataactatataaatatccaccgtattcataatggggatgtgagtgtgagtgcactatatattgtgaagtatgtttgtttgtatgtatcagcgaggggcccatttttaaatcttgtctctgggcccactcaaaccttgctacacccctgcgcatagtccttcatttccaacatGCTGAACCCCACGGGGAGAAAAACTGATGCGGCAGGAGTGGAGACACTGCCCCATTGGCTGCCCTGTCTGGAAGTGTGGTGTGTGGCTCGAAACAATACTGCTCCATGAGCCACATGCAAGCCTGTGAGGGTGACCTCCCGCATAGGCTTGCAAAACTTTGTATCTCTGTCCAGGATCACCCCCTTCTTCCTGAAAACCTTCTGGGAGAGCAAAGTGAGCTGGTTTAGACTGCCTTGAGTCTCTGAGAGAAGGGCACGGAGGGTGGGAGGAAAAACCATGCATGTTTAGCTCCGTTTTATTGTTTCATTACCCAAAGGCCTGCAGGAAGCAGGGCCTACATTGTGATTGCCCGGATGCTATCGCATGAACCTCTTTATGAGATCTAGAGGCATTCTTCTTTTCTGCCCCTTATATAGGAGATGCAAACCTTGCCTGTTTCAAAAGGGACCTGCTGatttgttgtttgtattgttCTAAGTACAGTAGGTCTGaattttttattgttgttctgacattttaatgttttcatgcaaaccgctttgagcacGGGGAAAGCAAGTTAtacatgtgggttttttttaaaaaaatggttgttTATTCAGTGCCTTTTTGATATAACAAAAAGCTGTGCTTCAATGCATTATCTGGAACCTGTCACATACAATGACATGGACTTCTTGTATTTCTGCATCTCTCTTCctgccagtcacatctctctcagcctaagctacttcacagggttgttgtgaggagacacttaagtatgtagtacactgctctgggctccttggaggaagagtgggatattattattattattattattattattattattattattattattattaacaacaacaacaacaataataataataatttgctaaATCACCATGTTTTGGTTGCCTATAACACCTTTTTTAAACAGGTGCAAAAGCCTAGTTTGTGCTTACTCTTCAAAATAAAGCTCTAAAGCGCCTTAGCATATGTTTTTATGAAGATAACAGGTCTCTCTAAAAGGGaatgttcttttaaatatattttattcacTGCATCAACACAAAATAGGTTTAGTAGTAATTACTAACAATATCTTAGCCAACACCCATCTTTACAATAACACTCAACATTATACAATTGTATTTGACATATCAATATGTATCTTTGACTTTCTTACATTCTACCTTTTCCAGGAATAACCCAACTTCTATATTTTCACTATTATTAAAGGGCATGTGTTAGATAATTTTCTATATGGCTTACAAATGTTATTTATCTGATAGCTTGGAGTATTCCAGTATTCATTATTGCTCAAAAACTCTGCTTGAATATAATGCTTTTCACATGGGTCTTCAGGCAAGCTTTCCTTCATCAGAATATTATCTTGTGGTTTTGTTTAAGCTGATTACATTTAACTAATTAATTGTTTTGACTGTTGTTTAGTAAATGTATTACTGTATTATGATTCAGCTAAGAGTTGTTTTGAGAACTGTGGCTATAAAGCaggattaaaacatttaaaacatccagCAACATAAAACATAAGCAAAagtccagttcagatgtaatattACAATTACTTTAAAACTGTGGAAACACATTATATTGCTTTGCCTGGAGATATTTCCAGGCTCCCTTTTCACAGTCACTTGCCTGTTGTGTCAAAATACAGTTActctacatttaaaaacaaacaccaaaaacATCTATATAGAACTTAATACGTGCAATCCAGGTAATTGTGCTTCAGTCCTGATGTACAGCAGTGGCTTTCTCATTCTAAGAACGGTTTTCAATATCATGTTTTATGTGAGCATCGTGCAGAAATTAGACAAATACCTGAAAATTGTCATGGAACTCCTTTCAATTATTCTACTGATGTCATTTACAAAAAGGGACATTCAGAATAAAGGAAACAACCTTAGAAAACCAGAGTCACCCTGGGGTGATGCAATAAGTGCCAGAATCAGGTCCTGTTGCACAGTTGTTCCTCACTGGGTTCTAGACCTGCCCAAATCATAGGGCCACTGTGTATGGTCTCTGCTCCACCAAATGTGTGGAAGCCTTCCCTTGCTCTAAGATGCCTTGCGTAATCAAAAAACTTTCCTGTCATTTGCTGAGGTTATGGGGTCCTGGCAGCTCTGCCTCTTGATCCTGCAAGCATAGTCTGTTCAGTTTCCATGCCCACTGAACCCCAGTCAATTGCTTATTGTGTAGCCTAATGCAACCTTGCCTTCTATTTCTTCTTGGCCCCACCTGCACCCTTCCTGCAGATGACTACAAAAGGTTGTTCTCTGGCAGTCTCTCCCTTTGGGAAAATCTTGGAAATGTTATACCTGCTGACACTGACCATTTGTTCAGGAGCTCTTCCCTTAATATCCTGCTTGTTTCCCAGCATGTTATAGGGATGAAGCCACAAGAAATCTGGTGGAATTGGGCCCAACAGATCTGAAGGTTACAGCTAGAAACTCATTCAGACTGGGCCcacttgtatttgtatttttttttaaacgaaTTCCCTATTAGCCTTTAGTATTATTGTGTAGGCATCATATGAACAAGCAAGTATAAGAACAGTTGGCAAATGTATTTTGGTTAACTATGTATATTGCTTTCATACAGTGCATGAGTACATGCATGCAGCGTTCACTAAATGAACATGGGTCCTGCTGAGATCCAATTGCAATATGTACTGAGGAGGGGCAGGAGATACTTTAGTATTAGATATCATGTCAATTATTCAACATCTTGTTCGTCCATGTTGCCATTCCCAAGTGCTGGGATATCCTTCTCAGGAAGCAACCCATACTCATTTAGGAACGTTTCCACATCCACAGCAAAAAACTCTTCATTGAAATGTTCAGTGACACTAATGAAATTGCTTACGAGCTCCCCTCCTCTGTAGACAAGAAGTGTTGGGAGAACATCAGTGGAGAAACGGTCTCCAGCCCCCGTATTAGAGGCCTTGATCTTGCAGAATTTCACCACAGGGTATTCGGCAGCAAGACAAGTCAAGCTGTTGCTGAGTGCCTCGCAGCCCTTGATGCCATCTTCATAGATGTGGACAATGATGGTGATGGTTTTCCGCTCTTTCTCCACAGCTTCCAAGAACTGTTCTCCATTTTGCAGCTCTGAAAGGTAGCCATATTTGGGCCCAAAGCTCAGCCGCTGATGCATGTCCTGCATACAGCGCTTGTGGTACTTCTGTAGGCAACCTTCATCCTCTTTTTTGTCATTAATTAGCTCATACTCCTGGACACTCATCTGAAAACAATTGAAAGCATGTTGAATTAATGAATGCACCAGTTTACTCACCAAACAGGTGAAAAATGAGAGACATCATGAAGCAACAGGAGAAAGGCTTAAGCTAAGGAATGGCTTAAAAGGGAGACTTTTCTGCTGTTTTTGGTCCTTGCCATGGAGCTACTTTGCCTCTTTTTTACTCTGATCACCTCACTTTGTCCTTGCCTTGCTGCACAAAGCTCTGCCCTTGCAAGATATTGACCCCTGCCTTGGCAATCGTGTTCCTAAAACGTGTGaattaaatattaatatattgCGGATACGCGAAACCATGGGTGCCAGgactgcggataatgagggcctCTCATATTCTCTAGGCCAAAATGGACTACAAGAGGTCGGTCCATTTTGTCTTCCTCGTGTGGAATGGTTATTAGTTCAGCTGCATGCTTTAATGCTGATGTATTTCCTGTTCCATCAcacaatttcacatgctagcaaaataatgctcaggatcatccaacacagattagacccctatgtggaaagggaaatgccagatgttcaagctggtttcagaaaaggctaagGAACAAGAGacgtcattgctgatgcacgctggataattgagaaagcaaaaaaaatatccaaaataagtcaatatgtgctttattcaCTATAGAAAAGCTttcgattgtgtcgaccatgtcaagttgtggaagacccttaagaaaatgggcatcccagaacatcccattcttctcatgagaaacctatacacagaacaggaagccacagtccagacagaacacggcgaaacagactggttccaggttgGCAAAGGAGTgaaacaaggctgtatactttctccttctttattcagcttatatgctgaacatgtactgagagtagggatgtgcacggaaccacaccaGGTGGCTTAATGGCGGGCTgcactttaagggcgagggagggtgcacttacccctctctccacttttcccctgccagcgcccggttttcctcaagtcctatggggcggcagcatacttccctgccgccctcttcgcTCTTCAGCCTGAAGTAGCTGGGGTACGTGTGTTTGGTGGGCATGAGTGTGTGCAACTGCCTGTGCGcaagctacttccagccacttccatcCGAATAacgaagggggcagcagggaagtacgctgccgcccagtaggacttgaggaaaaccaggtgccggcaggggaaaagagaagggaggagTAAGTCACCCTCACCCGCCCCTAAAGTGCATAAACACACTGCCTTCAAACTGCCCGGTTCTCGAAACTGTTCAGAGACCCGTaaaaaggcctccaaacaggttcatgcacatccctaactgagagaagctggattggaagaagatgagcgtggttttaaagttggaggaagaaacatcaataacctgcgctacactgacgacaccactctgatagctgagaatgcggatgatctgcaagctctagtaatgaaaatcagacaacacagtgaaaaaattggactacaactcaatgtaaagaagactaaactaataacaatgggtacagcaaccatcctcagaattgataatgaagacattaaagtggtggatagcttctgctttttaggatcaaccatcaacagtaaaggacacagcagtcaagaaatacaccacagactagcacctggtagggttgcaatgaaggccttgggaaggatatttagatgccgtgacgtgtctgtacctacaaagatcagaatcattctgaccatggtttttcccatgacactctatggatgtgaaagctggactttgaagaagcaagatataaaaagtattgatgcttttgaactttggtgctggagaagacttttgaggataccatggatagccaggaaaacaaacaaatggatcatagaacaaatcaatccaaaattttcactcgaggcacaaatgaccaggctcaaactatcatacttcagacacattatgcgagaatccagctcctttgagaagtccataatgctgggaaaatttcAGTTTCCTATTTGACAACCTGTCCTGGTTTCTTTATTGTGCTCATCTAGGATttaacacaaaaatatgtacaggaGAGAAAGctaatcttaaaaaacaatttaaaattacagAGTGGGTAGTTGTTGTTGATTTTGAGCAGCAAAAGgcctgcttttttgtttgtttttaaagcaagacAGTAGTTGCCTTAGCTTACCTTTCAGGATaactttttgtttaaaattatGTCTAGATATTTTGTGTAACCAAGCATAAAGGCCACTTCATGCAAGGAAATGAGTGTGGCAAGTCTATAGGTTGTGTCGTTTATAACAGACTTCACTAAAAAGATGTGTTTGAAGCGGTcatataattgattgattaagtgttgtcaagtcggtgtcaactcttagagaccacatagatagattctctccaggatgatctgtcttcaacttggcctttaaggtctctcagtggtgcattcattgctgtcgtaatcgagtccatccaccttgctgctggtcatccttttcttctctttccttcaacttttcccagcattatggacttctcagtaatggagctgggtcttcgcataatgtgtccgaagtatgatagtttgaacctggtcatttgtgcctcgagtgaaaattctggattgagttgttctatgatccatttgtttgttttcttggctgtccatggtatcctcaaaaatcttctccagcaccaaagttaaaaagtgtcaatgcttcttcaaagtccagctttcgcatccatagagtgtcacaagaaAAATCATtgcccaaacgattctaatctttgtaggtatagatacgtcacggcatctaaatatcctttccaaggccttcattgcaaccctaccaagtgctagtctgaggtgtatttcttgactgctggattctgcctaaaaggcagaagctatccactacttcagtgtctttattatcaattctgaggctggttgttgtacctgttgtcattagtttagtcttctttacgtttagtcatagtcccattttttcacca contains:
- the LOC128324899 gene encoding phosducin-like yields the protein MEDQTGPSLDEDFEAPEATHTGPKGVISDWRKFKLESEDKHALPVSKKEILIRQMSSPYRSHSRDDKDTRERFSRKMSVQEYELINDKKEDEGCLQKYHKRCMQDMHQRLSFGPKYGYLSELQNGEQFLEAVEKERKTITIIVHIYEDGIKGCEALSNSLTCLAAEYPVVKFCKIKASNTGAGDRFSTDVLPTLLVYRGGELVSNFISVTEHFNEEFFAVDVETFLNEYGLLPEKDIPALGNGNMDEQDVE